One region of Streptomyces rishiriensis genomic DNA includes:
- a CDS encoding LCP family protein: MNDRYDAGYGDDQYELVGYDEFGQPVYRQVPSQQVPQQSYDPYGQQGQQQTHPPQGQQGYGYDPYATGGQQQTPAYDPYDTGQQPATPPYDPYDTGRQAPVGYDPYGTAAQAPYDPYGQTAVGGQQPRVEQPRTAEQTAYIPQQGGPVEAGSRAEADTGLDGRPGAATDGRGASAAPGQPQRDYETEQFAFVEEPDGDSEDVIDWLNFTENRTERREEAKRRARGRLVALVVVLALVAVGGVGYLWYAGKLPGLSSSSDAGTGTTTATAAQKRDVVVVHLHNTAGGGTTTALLVDNTTTEQAATVLLPNSLVVTDEDGTTTTLAKSVDDDGSAGTRDALDTVLGTDIQGTWRLDTPYLQNLVDLVGNIEVDTDVTVPDPAAKKGGAPLVNKGENQTLSGKMAVAYATYRATGEAQNAQLERFGQVMQGVLRKVSSDAQGATVTVQTLAQILDPSLTDKDLGTFLAKLADLAKGGDYKTALLPVQTDGTLNAEASASVVKDVLGGAAKSPDKDAAVSVSVQNASGTKADTEDARVVLLNGGFTFLEAGTPSSTTAASRVLYADAAGKENATEVAKTLGLDADAVKKGTVPANADIAVVLGEDYQPSSAGSGD; encoded by the coding sequence GTGAACGACCGATACGACGCGGGGTACGGGGACGACCAGTACGAACTCGTCGGCTACGACGAGTTCGGGCAGCCCGTCTACCGGCAGGTCCCGTCGCAGCAGGTGCCGCAGCAGTCCTACGACCCGTACGGACAGCAGGGGCAGCAGCAGACGCACCCGCCCCAGGGGCAACAGGGGTACGGCTATGACCCCTACGCCACGGGCGGGCAGCAGCAGACGCCCGCCTACGACCCGTACGACACAGGTCAGCAGCCGGCCACACCCCCCTACGACCCGTACGACACCGGTCGGCAGGCTCCCGTGGGGTACGACCCCTACGGCACCGCGGCCCAGGCCCCCTACGACCCCTACGGGCAGACCGCCGTCGGCGGACAGCAGCCCCGGGTCGAACAGCCCCGCACAGCCGAGCAGACCGCCTACATCCCGCAGCAGGGCGGGCCGGTCGAGGCCGGGAGCCGGGCAGAGGCCGACACCGGCCTCGACGGACGGCCCGGCGCGGCGACGGACGGGCGCGGCGCGTCCGCAGCCCCCGGACAGCCCCAACGTGACTACGAGACCGAGCAGTTCGCGTTCGTGGAGGAACCCGACGGCGACTCCGAGGACGTCATCGACTGGCTGAACTTCACCGAGAACCGCACCGAGCGCCGTGAGGAGGCCAAGCGCCGCGCCCGCGGCCGCCTCGTCGCCCTCGTCGTGGTCCTGGCGCTGGTCGCGGTCGGCGGAGTGGGCTACCTCTGGTACGCGGGGAAGCTGCCCGGCCTGTCGTCGTCCTCGGACGCGGGCACCGGCACCACGACCGCGACCGCCGCGCAGAAGCGCGACGTGGTCGTCGTCCACCTGCACAACACCGCCGGCGGCGGCACCACCACGGCGCTGCTCGTCGACAACACCACCACCGAGCAGGCCGCCACGGTCCTGCTGCCCAACTCCCTCGTCGTCACCGACGAGGACGGCACCACGACCACCCTCGCCAAGTCCGTCGACGACGACGGCTCGGCCGGCACCCGCGACGCCCTCGACACCGTCCTCGGCACCGACATCCAGGGCACCTGGCGGCTCGACACGCCCTACCTCCAGAACCTCGTCGACCTCGTCGGCAACATCGAGGTGGACACCGACGTCACCGTGCCCGACCCGGCCGCCAAGAAGGGCGGGGCGCCGCTCGTCAACAAGGGCGAGAACCAGACCCTCAGCGGCAAGATGGCCGTCGCCTACGCCACCTACCGCGCCACGGGCGAGGCCCAGAACGCCCAGCTGGAGCGGTTCGGCCAGGTCATGCAGGGAGTGCTGCGCAAGGTGTCGTCGGACGCGCAGGGCGCCACCGTCACCGTCCAGACGCTGGCGCAGATCCTTGACCCCTCGCTGACCGACAAGGACCTCGGCACCTTCCTGGCCAAGCTCGCGGACCTCGCCAAGGGCGGCGACTACAAGACCGCGCTGCTGCCCGTGCAGACCGACGGCACCCTCAACGCGGAGGCCAGCGCGAGTGTCGTCAAGGACGTCCTCGGCGGTGCGGCGAAGAGTCCCGACAAGGACGCGGCCGTCAGCGTCTCCGTCCAGAACGCCAGCGGCACCAAGGCGGACACCGAGGACGCGCGCGTGGTGCTCCTCAACGGCGGCTTCACCTTCCTGGAGGCCGGCACCCCGTCGAGCACGACGGCCGCCTCCCGGGTGCTCTACGCGGACGCCGCCGGCAAGGAGAACGCCACCGAGGTCGCCAAGACCCTCGGTCTGGACGCCGACGCGGTGAAGAAGGGCACGGTCCCCGCGAACGCCGACATCGCGGTCGTCCTGGGTGAGGACTACCAGCCCTCCTCGGCCGGGTCGGGCGACTGA
- a CDS encoding SCO2583 family membrane protein, producing MAGPGDPPEQTPEGTPGGGEDEYRSVVFDESFVRAARIQEYSAQERLADHAPAVRRRPPVRRGLSRQVLILVMLIAVAFGTAVYMGVRNPYQNPMARRSVEPLRMTVIPLAPQGVVPGAADAESLFAHSPAAQFRVGAEGIPLPASRRTAHFSDSQVVTALTSAKEYIVHSSLYPEVLVRQQVRPVRALIAAEQLDQFDESFSHPAADGRHAPTGWLVRFDPARTQLADSNIRVQGTLQAAETDSATLEVTADHTFVYALRPAGAGADTSASLFTVRRELHFRFDRTNLRTHQVQLIVSYVQAGPLSCAEDSTNHLRPLLAGQTAKTGGPAGTDPYATGGATALCGSLATSAQPKV from the coding sequence ATGGCCGGGCCCGGAGACCCACCGGAGCAGACACCCGAGGGCACTCCCGGAGGTGGAGAGGACGAGTACCGATCCGTCGTCTTCGACGAATCGTTCGTCCGGGCTGCCCGCATCCAGGAGTACTCCGCGCAGGAGCGCCTGGCCGACCACGCGCCCGCCGTCCGTCGCCGGCCGCCCGTGCGCCGGGGCCTGTCGCGGCAGGTCCTGATCCTGGTCATGCTGATCGCGGTCGCCTTCGGGACGGCCGTGTACATGGGCGTGCGCAACCCCTACCAGAACCCCATGGCGCGCCGGTCCGTCGAGCCCCTGCGGATGACCGTCATCCCGCTGGCCCCGCAGGGCGTCGTGCCCGGGGCGGCCGACGCGGAGTCGCTGTTCGCGCACAGTCCGGCCGCGCAGTTCCGCGTCGGCGCCGAGGGCATCCCGCTGCCCGCCTCCCGGCGCACCGCGCACTTCTCCGACAGCCAGGTCGTCACCGCCCTGACCTCGGCCAAGGAGTACATCGTGCACTCCTCCCTCTACCCGGAGGTGCTCGTCCGGCAGCAGGTACGGCCCGTGCGGGCCCTGATCGCCGCCGAGCAGCTCGACCAGTTCGACGAGAGCTTCAGTCACCCGGCCGCCGACGGCAGACACGCGCCGACCGGCTGGCTGGTCCGCTTCGACCCCGCCCGGACCCAGCTGGCCGACAGCAACATCCGTGTCCAGGGCACGCTCCAGGCCGCCGAGACGGACTCCGCGACCCTCGAGGTCACCGCGGACCACACCTTCGTGTACGCGCTGCGGCCGGCCGGCGCGGGCGCCGACACCTCGGCCTCGCTCTTCACCGTCCGCCGCGAGCTGCACTTCCGCTTCGACCGCACCAACCTGCGCACCCACCAGGTCCAGCTGATCGTGTCCTACGTCCAGGCCGGCCCGCTGTCCTGTGCCGAGGACTCCACGAACCACCTGCGCCCCCTGCTGGCCGGCCAGACCGCCAAGACGGGCGGCCCGGCCGGCACCGACCCCTACGCGACGGGCGGCGCGACGGCCCTGTGCGGATCGCTCGCGACGAGCGCGCAGCCGAAGGTGTGA
- the proB gene encoding glutamate 5-kinase — MSEARRIVVKVGSSSLTTASGGLDADRVDALVDVLAKSRSGGEKEIVLVSSGAIAAGLAPLGLRRRPRDLARQQAAASVGQGLLVARYTASFARYGVRVGQVLLTSDDMSRRAHHRNASRTLDELLAMGAFPIVNENDTVATDEIRFGDNDRLAALVAHLVHADLLVLLSDVDGVYDGDPARPGTSRIAEVRGPEDLAHVEIGSTGKAGVGTGGMVTKVEAARIAAAAGIPVVLTSAVHAADAFTGGDTGTYFHSTGKRSADRLLWLQHASTPQGSLTLDDGAVRAVVERRTSLLPAGIAAVEGEFSAGDPVELRDTRGRPVARGLVNFDAKEIPQLIGRSTRELARELGAEYEREVVHRDDLVILHP, encoded by the coding sequence GTGAGCGAGGCCCGCAGGATCGTCGTCAAGGTCGGCTCCTCGTCGCTGACCACCGCCTCCGGCGGGCTCGACGCCGACCGGGTGGACGCGCTCGTCGACGTCCTCGCCAAGAGCCGCAGCGGGGGCGAGAAGGAGATCGTTCTGGTCTCCTCGGGCGCTATCGCCGCCGGCCTCGCCCCGCTGGGTCTGCGCCGCCGTCCCCGGGACCTCGCCCGCCAGCAGGCCGCGGCCAGCGTCGGCCAGGGGCTCCTCGTGGCCCGCTACACCGCCTCCTTCGCCCGCTACGGCGTCCGGGTCGGCCAGGTGCTGCTGACCAGCGACGACATGAGCCGGCGGGCCCACCACCGCAACGCCTCCCGCACCCTCGACGAGCTGCTCGCGATGGGCGCCTTCCCGATCGTCAACGAGAACGACACCGTGGCCACCGACGAGATCCGCTTCGGTGACAACGACCGCCTCGCCGCCCTGGTCGCCCACCTCGTCCACGCCGACCTGCTGGTGCTGCTGTCCGACGTGGACGGCGTGTACGACGGCGACCCCGCAAGGCCGGGCACCTCACGGATCGCCGAGGTGCGCGGCCCCGAGGACCTCGCGCACGTCGAGATCGGCAGCACCGGCAAGGCGGGCGTCGGCACCGGCGGCATGGTCACCAAGGTTGAGGCCGCCCGCATCGCGGCCGCCGCGGGCATCCCCGTCGTCCTCACCAGCGCCGTCCACGCGGCCGACGCCTTCACCGGCGGGGACACCGGCACCTACTTCCACTCCACCGGCAAGCGTTCCGCCGACCGGCTGCTGTGGCTCCAGCACGCCTCCACCCCGCAGGGGTCGCTGACGCTGGACGACGGAGCGGTGCGCGCGGTCGTCGAGCGGCGCACCTCGCTGCTGCCGGCCGGGATCGCCGCCGTCGAGGGCGAGTTCAGCGCGGGCGACCCGGTCGAACTGCGCGACACCCGGGGGCGCCCGGTGGCCCGCGGCCTCGTCAACTTCGACGCCAAGGAGATCCCCCAGCTGATCGGGCGGTCGACCAGGGAACTGGCGCGTGAGCTGGGCGCGGAGTACGAGCGCGAGGTCGTCCACCGGGACGACCTGGTGATCCTGCACCCGTAA
- a CDS encoding M48 family metallopeptidase, whose product MSDDGHEQNATGHENVPSRQRRRFPGISSRAYEHPADRSALVALRKLSGFDTVFKALSGLLPERSLRLLFLSDSVRVSDQQFAHLNDMLRDACYILDLEKVPPMYVNQDPQPNAMCIGLDEPIIVVTTGLVELLDEEEMRAVIGHEVGHALSGHAVYRTILLFLTNLAIRVAWIPLGNLAIMAIVTALREWFRKSELSADRAGLLVGQDLKASMRGLMKIAGGNHLHEMNVDAFLKQAEEYEAGGDLRDSVLKILNVLPRTHPFTTVRAAELKKWAESRDHQRIMDGHYPRRAEDKETSVTDSFRESASHYATSVKSSKDPLMKLVSDLAGGAGDIGGRVRRGFGGFAGPAPADDRPPRNGSDGPGSPDGPADTPPRADD is encoded by the coding sequence ATGTCCGACGACGGCCACGAGCAGAACGCCACCGGCCACGAGAACGTGCCGAGCAGGCAGCGCAGGCGCTTCCCGGGAATCTCCTCCCGTGCGTACGAGCACCCGGCCGACCGCTCCGCCCTGGTGGCGCTGCGCAAGCTGAGCGGCTTCGACACCGTGTTCAAGGCACTCAGCGGGCTGTTGCCCGAGCGGAGTCTCAGGCTGCTGTTCCTGTCCGACTCGGTGCGGGTCTCCGACCAGCAGTTCGCGCACCTCAACGACATGCTGCGGGACGCCTGTTACATCCTGGACCTGGAGAAGGTCCCGCCGATGTACGTCAACCAGGATCCGCAGCCCAACGCGATGTGCATCGGTCTGGACGAGCCGATCATCGTGGTCACCACCGGGCTCGTCGAGCTGCTCGACGAGGAGGAGATGCGCGCGGTCATCGGCCACGAGGTGGGCCATGCGCTGTCCGGGCACGCCGTGTACCGCACGATCCTGCTGTTCCTGACGAACCTGGCGATCCGGGTCGCCTGGATCCCGCTGGGCAACCTCGCGATCATGGCGATCGTCACGGCGCTGCGCGAGTGGTTCCGCAAGTCGGAGCTGTCCGCCGACCGGGCGGGGCTCCTCGTCGGCCAGGACCTGAAGGCCTCGATGCGCGGCCTGATGAAGATCGCCGGCGGCAACCACCTGCACGAGATGAACGTGGACGCCTTCCTGAAGCAGGCCGAGGAGTACGAGGCCGGCGGCGACCTGCGCGACTCCGTGCTGAAGATCCTCAACGTGCTGCCGCGCACGCACCCCTTCACCACCGTGCGCGCGGCCGAGCTGAAGAAGTGGGCCGAGTCCCGCGACCACCAGCGGATCATGGACGGCCACTACCCGCGGCGCGCCGAGGACAAGGAGACGTCGGTCACCGACTCCTTCCGCGAGTCGGCGAGCCACTACGCGACGAGCGTCAAGAGTTCCAAGGACCCGCTGATGAAGCTGGTCAGCGACCTCGCGGGCGGGGCGGGCGACATCGGCGGCCGGGTGCGGCGCGGCTTCGGCGGGTTCGCGGGCCCGGCTCCGGCGGACGACCGACCGCCGCGGAACGGCTCGGACGGCCCGGGCAGCCCGGACGGACCTGCGGACACGCCTCCTCGCGCCGACGACTGA
- a CDS encoding SCO2584 family spore wall biosynthesis protein, which produces MPEDVGGMPFPDGWEPDDDHDRGVSDEEFASVVFDEEFVKAAVVHEPTAVERLLAAAEARAEASEAEARRARARGDRYDDAYGSDGPGDFGHDPDLDDLDDVDLPEAWKRRYGVPGAYGRQVRWHRPVAWLLAVVMGVGMIALAFAAVYRGASSSSRDQLPSPATTGLEQGSVPPPSASDDHSRPPVSAVPRTP; this is translated from the coding sequence GTGCCGGAGGACGTGGGGGGTATGCCGTTCCCTGACGGCTGGGAGCCCGACGACGACCACGACCGCGGGGTGTCGGACGAAGAGTTCGCCTCCGTGGTCTTCGACGAGGAGTTCGTCAAGGCGGCCGTGGTGCACGAGCCGACCGCCGTCGAACGCCTCCTGGCCGCTGCCGAGGCGAGAGCCGAGGCGTCCGAGGCCGAGGCCCGCCGGGCCCGTGCCCGAGGGGATCGCTACGACGACGCCTACGGCTCCGACGGACCCGGCGATTTCGGCCATGATCCCGATCTCGACGATCTGGACGACGTCGACCTCCCCGAGGCGTGGAAGCGCCGCTACGGCGTCCCCGGGGCGTACGGCAGGCAGGTCCGCTGGCATCGCCCCGTCGCCTGGCTGCTCGCCGTCGTCATGGGCGTCGGCATGATCGCGCTGGCCTTCGCCGCGGTCTACCGGGGTGCCTCGTCGAGCAGCCGGGATCAGCTGCCCTCGCCCGCCACGACCGGTCTCGAACAGGGGAGCGTGCCGCCTCCCTCGGCGTCCGACGACCACTCCCGGCCACCTGTCTCGGCGGTTCCGCGCACGCCCTGA
- a CDS encoding glycosyltransferase family 2 protein, giving the protein MTAQPDVTVVIGAYEAMPYLVECLASVEAQTLDAARWEVIAVDDGSRDGTGEYLEEFAARAPMAVTVVRQENSGGPSGPRNVGLSKAAGRYVFFLDADDRLGAEALERMVAMADRNGTDVVLGRVEGINRKPPRSMWGKTLDRTDVYSSNIKFTLSAQKLFRREFLERHGMRFDESLWTGEDALFTMEAYLRADGVSVVADYTCYYLVGRTDGKHVTKSGSYTLRFDSARALMGLLERLVPPGAKRDVLMVRPFLVTVLPQFGPVFLRNDEEIRRTKLELAKPLMDAYWNEGVAQRLLVHERLRLELVARRRPELLVDVLEFMAAKKEPAPVLKKRNTQLYLAYPHYGSRTAGLPDRIYLAEPREAKNFPGWRNDPTETFLRGFARKVRRRLRRLRRTMRPGGTAAV; this is encoded by the coding sequence GTGACCGCGCAGCCTGACGTCACGGTGGTCATCGGGGCGTACGAAGCGATGCCGTACCTGGTCGAGTGCCTGGCATCGGTCGAGGCGCAGACCCTGGACGCGGCGCGCTGGGAGGTCATCGCCGTGGACGACGGTTCCCGGGACGGGACGGGGGAGTACCTGGAGGAGTTCGCCGCTCGCGCCCCCATGGCCGTCACCGTGGTCCGCCAGGAGAACTCCGGCGGCCCCAGCGGCCCGCGCAACGTCGGCCTCTCCAAGGCCGCCGGTCGCTACGTCTTCTTCCTCGACGCCGACGACCGGCTCGGCGCCGAGGCCCTGGAGCGCATGGTGGCCATGGCCGACCGCAACGGCACGGACGTGGTCCTCGGCCGGGTCGAGGGCATCAACCGCAAGCCGCCCAGGTCGATGTGGGGCAAGACCCTCGACCGTACGGACGTGTACTCCTCCAACATCAAGTTCACCCTCAGCGCGCAGAAGCTGTTCCGCCGGGAGTTCCTGGAGCGCCACGGGATGCGCTTCGACGAGTCGCTGTGGACCGGCGAGGACGCCCTGTTCACCATGGAGGCCTATCTGCGGGCCGACGGCGTCTCCGTGGTCGCCGACTACACCTGCTACTACCTGGTGGGCCGCACCGACGGCAAGCATGTGACGAAGAGCGGGAGTTACACCCTGCGCTTCGACTCCGCGCGCGCTCTGATGGGTCTGCTGGAGCGGCTCGTCCCGCCCGGCGCCAAGCGGGACGTGCTCATGGTCCGCCCCTTCCTCGTCACCGTGCTGCCGCAGTTCGGGCCGGTCTTCCTCAGGAACGACGAGGAGATCCGGCGCACCAAGCTGGAGCTGGCCAAGCCGCTGATGGACGCCTACTGGAACGAGGGCGTCGCCCAGCGGCTCCTGGTGCACGAGCGGCTGCGGCTGGAGCTGGTGGCCCGTCGGCGACCCGAACTCCTCGTGGACGTGCTCGAGTTCATGGCGGCCAAGAAGGAGCCCGCTCCGGTCCTGAAGAAGCGCAACACCCAGCTCTACCTGGCCTATCCGCACTACGGCTCCCGCACGGCCGGCCTGCCGGACCGGATCTACCTGGCCGAGCCCCGCGAGGCGAAGAACTTCCCCGGCTGGCGCAACGACCCGACCGAGACCTTCCTCCGAGGCTTCGCCCGCAAGGTCCGCCGCAGACTCCGCCGACTGCGGCGCACGATGCGACCGGGCGGCACTGCGGCCGTGTGA
- a CDS encoding glutamate-5-semialdehyde dehydrogenase → MTTLSPYDSMSPVTRAAYRAKAAAADLAPLPRAAKDDALLAIADALEVRTSEIVEANAKDIAKAREAGTSEAIVDRLTLTPERVRAIASDVREVVALPDPVGEVVRGSTLPNGIDLRQVRVPLGVVGIIYEARPNVTVDAAALCLKAGNAVLLRGSSSAYESNTALVRVIRDAVGGAGLPADAVQLVPGEGRDSVRELMRARGLVDVLIPRGGASLIRTVVTESTVPVIETGTGNCHVYVDAHADLDMAIDILINSKAHRVSVCNAAETLLVHQDIAPVFLPRALDALAEAGVTVHADERVLAYAADSKATVVEATPEDWETEYLSYDIAAAVVDSLDRAVEHIRLWTSGHTEAIVTTSQQAARRFTQLVDSTTVAVNASTRFTDGGQFGFGAEIGISTQKLHARGPMGLPELTSTKYIVTGDGHVRR, encoded by the coding sequence ATGACCACGCTCTCGCCGTACGACTCCATGTCCCCGGTCACCCGCGCCGCCTATCGCGCCAAGGCGGCCGCCGCCGACCTCGCGCCGCTGCCCCGGGCCGCCAAGGACGACGCGCTGCTCGCCATCGCGGACGCGCTGGAGGTCCGTACGAGCGAAATCGTCGAGGCCAACGCGAAGGACATCGCCAAGGCCCGGGAGGCGGGCACCAGCGAGGCGATCGTGGACCGGCTGACCCTCACCCCGGAGCGGGTGCGGGCCATCGCCTCGGACGTCCGGGAGGTCGTCGCACTGCCCGACCCGGTCGGTGAGGTGGTCCGCGGTTCCACCCTTCCCAACGGCATCGACCTGCGCCAGGTCCGCGTCCCGCTCGGCGTCGTCGGGATCATCTACGAGGCCCGCCCGAACGTCACCGTGGACGCCGCCGCACTCTGCCTGAAGGCCGGGAACGCGGTCCTGCTGCGCGGCTCGTCCTCCGCCTACGAGTCGAACACCGCCCTCGTCCGGGTGATCCGTGACGCCGTCGGCGGGGCCGGACTGCCCGCCGACGCCGTGCAGCTGGTGCCCGGCGAGGGCCGCGACAGCGTGCGCGAGCTGATGCGGGCCCGTGGGCTGGTCGACGTCCTCATTCCGCGCGGCGGCGCCTCGCTCATCCGGACGGTGGTCACGGAGTCCACCGTCCCGGTCATCGAGACCGGCACCGGCAACTGCCACGTCTATGTCGACGCCCACGCCGACCTGGACATGGCGATCGACATCCTCATCAACTCCAAGGCGCACCGGGTCAGCGTCTGCAACGCTGCCGAGACCCTCCTGGTCCACCAGGACATCGCCCCCGTCTTCCTGCCGCGCGCCCTCGACGCCCTCGCGGAAGCGGGCGTGACCGTGCACGCCGACGAGCGCGTGCTGGCCTACGCCGCGGACTCCAAGGCGACCGTGGTCGAGGCCACGCCCGAGGACTGGGAGACGGAGTACCTCTCCTACGACATCGCCGCCGCCGTCGTCGACTCGCTGGACCGGGCCGTCGAGCACATCCGGCTGTGGACCTCCGGCCACACCGAGGCCATCGTCACCACCTCGCAGCAGGCCGCCCGCCGGTTCACCCAATTGGTCGACTCCACCACGGTGGCCGTGAACGCCTCCACCCGCTTCACCGACGGCGGCCAGTTCGGTTTCGGCGCGGAGATCGGCATCTCGACCCAGAAGCTGCACGCCCGGGGCCCGATGGGCCTCCCGGAGCTGACCAGCACCAAGTACATCGTCACGGGCGACGGACACGTACGGCGCTGA
- a CDS encoding polysaccharide pyruvyl transferase family protein, whose product MKRILLRSGKSPFDVVPVEEALHRDVIATNSGNLIFSDAAHKILTTPDSEVFSNGMRTDVNAAARINEEYDAFVVPLANAFRPTFEQPLQRLTRLIGKLKIPVVVMGVGAQTGVTYDPARLKPMESSVRAFCAAVLEHSASIGVRGEFTEQYLNDMGFRDVEVIGCPSMFMHGDRLPVEKRTAALTAESRIAVNGSHTAVRGGGLHKVITRTHERYQNLRYIGQNLTDAKQLHWRDVNSPAGRITEMPTHPDHPMYREDKARVYIDPITWIDDLRDFDYSFGSRIHGNIAALLAGTPATVLAFDSRTLELCRYFEIPHRLLSEVPADLDPAELYEEADFTALSGNHKERFDRFTAFLDKNGLPNTFTHGDGGVAFEKKLRSLSFPSGVRPWNDADLTSLADRFGWLQQRITELDSENAQLKRDLAKSRPGAKAAAKAAAVIPAPSIYRRARRVVGGPLRRALKPGK is encoded by the coding sequence GTGAAGCGCATACTCCTGAGATCGGGGAAGAGCCCCTTCGACGTCGTCCCCGTCGAGGAAGCCCTCCACCGCGACGTCATCGCCACCAACTCCGGCAACCTGATCTTCAGCGATGCCGCCCACAAGATCCTCACCACGCCGGACTCCGAGGTCTTCTCGAACGGCATGCGTACGGATGTGAACGCGGCGGCCCGTATCAACGAGGAGTACGACGCCTTCGTCGTGCCCCTCGCCAACGCCTTCCGGCCGACCTTCGAGCAGCCGCTCCAACGGCTGACCCGGCTCATCGGGAAGCTGAAGATCCCGGTCGTGGTGATGGGAGTGGGCGCGCAGACCGGTGTGACCTACGACCCGGCGCGGCTGAAGCCCATGGAGTCCAGCGTGCGCGCCTTCTGCGCGGCGGTGCTGGAGCACAGCGCCTCCATAGGCGTGCGGGGCGAGTTCACCGAGCAGTACCTCAACGACATGGGCTTCCGAGACGTCGAGGTCATCGGCTGCCCGTCGATGTTCATGCACGGCGACCGGCTGCCCGTCGAGAAGAGGACGGCGGCGCTGACCGCCGAGTCGCGGATCGCCGTCAACGGCTCGCACACGGCGGTGCGCGGCGGTGGACTGCACAAGGTCATCACCCGCACCCACGAGCGCTACCAGAACCTGCGCTACATAGGCCAGAACCTCACCGACGCCAAGCAGCTGCACTGGCGGGACGTGAACTCCCCGGCCGGCCGGATCACCGAGATGCCGACCCACCCCGACCACCCGATGTACCGCGAGGACAAGGCCCGGGTCTACATCGACCCGATCACCTGGATCGACGACCTGCGGGACTTCGACTACTCGTTCGGCTCGCGCATCCACGGCAACATCGCGGCGCTGCTGGCGGGCACGCCCGCGACCGTGCTGGCCTTCGACTCGCGCACGCTGGAGCTGTGCCGCTACTTCGAGATACCGCACCGGCTGCTCAGCGAGGTGCCCGCGGACCTCGACCCGGCCGAGCTGTACGAGGAGGCCGACTTCACCGCGCTCAGCGGCAACCACAAGGAGCGCTTCGACCGGTTCACCGCGTTCCTGGACAAGAACGGGCTGCCGAACACCTTCACCCACGGCGACGGCGGCGTCGCCTTCGAGAAGAAGCTGCGCTCGCTGTCCTTCCCGTCCGGCGTGCGCCCCTGGAACGACGCCGATCTCACCTCGCTGGCCGACCGCTTCGGCTGGCTCCAGCAGCGCATCACCGAACTGGACTCCGAGAACGCCCAGTTGAAGCGGGACCTGGCGAAGAGCCGGCCCGGCGCCAAGGCCGCCGCCAAGGCCGCCGCGGTCATCCCCGCCCCGTCGATCTACCGTCGGGCGAGGCGCGTGGTGGGCGGCCCGCTGCGCCGCGCGCTGAAGCCGGGCAAGTAG
- the nadD gene encoding nicotinate-nucleotide adenylyltransferase, producing the protein MGEQDMPTGPSNPGKRRLGVMGGTFDPIHHGHLVAASEVAAQFHLDEVVFVPTGQPWQKTHRSVSPAEDRYLMTVIATAENPQFSVSRIDIDRGGPTYTVDTLRDLRALNSEADLFFITGADALGQILTWRDSEELFSLAHFIGVTRPGHNLMDPGLPEGGVSLVEVPALAISSTDCRARVAKGDPVWYLVPDGVVRYIDKRELYRGE; encoded by the coding sequence ATGGGAGAGCAGGACATGCCTACCGGCCCGTCGAACCCGGGCAAGCGCCGCCTCGGCGTCATGGGCGGGACGTTCGATCCGATCCACCACGGACACCTCGTGGCGGCCAGTGAGGTCGCCGCGCAGTTCCACCTGGACGAGGTCGTGTTCGTCCCGACAGGGCAGCCCTGGCAGAAGACTCACCGCAGTGTCTCCCCGGCCGAGGACCGCTACCTGATGACGGTCATCGCGACCGCCGAGAACCCGCAGTTCTCGGTGAGCCGCATCGACATCGACCGCGGGGGCCCCACGTACACGGTGGACACGCTGCGCGATCTGCGGGCCCTCAACTCCGAGGCCGACCTCTTCTTCATCACCGGCGCCGACGCCCTGGGCCAGATCCTGACCTGGCGGGACAGCGAGGAGCTGTTCTCCCTCGCCCACTTCATCGGCGTCACCCGGCCGGGACACAACCTCATGGACCCCGGTCTGCCCGAAGGCGGTGTCTCGCTCGTCGAGGTACCCGCGCTCGCCATCTCCTCCACAGACTGCCGTGCGCGAGTCGCCAAGGGCGACCCCGTCTGGTATCTGGTGCCGGACGGAGTCGTGCGCTACATCGACAAGCGCGAGCTGTACCGCGGCGAGTGA